Proteins from one Capricornis sumatraensis isolate serow.1 chromosome 2, serow.2, whole genome shotgun sequence genomic window:
- the PRDX1 gene encoding peroxiredoxin-1 encodes MSSGNAKIGHRAPQFKATAVMPDGQFKDISLADYKGKYVVFFFYPLDFTFVCPTEIIAFSDRAEEFKKLNCQVIGASVDSHFCHLAWINTPKKQGGLGPMNIPLISDPKRTIAQDYGVLKADEGISFRGLFIIDDKGILRQITINDLPVGRSVDETLRLVQAFQFTDKHGEVCPAGWKPGSDTIKPDVQKSKEYFSKQK; translated from the exons ATGTCTTCAGGAAATGCCAAAATTGGGCACCGTGCCCCCCAGTTCAAAGCAACAGCTGTTATGCCAGATGGTCAGTTCAAGGATATCAGCCTAGCTGACTACAAAG gaaaatatgTTGTGTTCTTCTTTTATCCTCTTGACTTCACCTTTGTGTGCCCCACGGAGATCATTGCTTTCAGTGATAGGGCAGAAGAATTTAAGAAACTGAACTGCCAAGTAATTGGTGCTTCTGTGGATTCTCACTTCTGTCACCTGGCATG GATCAACACACCCAAAAAACAAGGAGGACTGGGACCCATGAACATTCCCTTGATCTCAGACCCCAAGCGCACCATTGCTCAGGACTATGGGGTCTTAAAGGCCGATGAAGGCATCTCATTCAG GGGCCTTTTTATTATTGATGATAAAGGTATCCTTCGACAGATCACCATAAATGATCTTCCTGTTGGCCGCTCTGTGGATGAGACACTGAGACTAGTTCAGGCCTTCCAGTTTACTGACAAACATGGGGAAG TGTGCCCAGCTGGCTGGAAGCCTGGCAGTGATACCATCAAGCCTGATGTCCAGAAGAGCAAAGAATATTTCTCTAAGCAGAAGTGA
- the MMACHC gene encoding cyanocobalamin reductase / alkylcobalamin dealkylase, whose product MEPLVAELKQKIEDTLCPFGFEVYPFQVAWYNALLPPAFHLPLPGPTLAFLVLSTPAMFDQALKPFLQSRHLQPLTDPVDQCVAYHLGRVRESFPELQIEVIADYEVHPNRRPKILAQTAAHVAGAAYYYQRQDVESDPWGTQHIAGVCIHPRFGGWFAIRGVVLLRGIEVPNLTPTKPVDCVPTRADRITLLERFNFHWHDWTYRDAVTPQERYSEEQKAYFSTPPAQRLALLGLPQPSEEPSSPSQELHFTTLLPKKPQNPRRGWLSPTVSPPISPGP is encoded by the exons ATGGAGCCGCTAGTCGCAGAGCTGAAGCAGAAGATTGAGGACACGTTGTGCCCTTTTGGCTTCGAAGTTTACCCCTTCCAG GTGGCATGGTACAATGCACTCCTGCCTCCAGCCTTCCACCTGCCCCTGCCAGGACCTACACTGGCCTTCCTGGTACTCAGCACACCTGCCATGTTTGACCAGGCCCTCAAGCCCTTCCTGCAGAGCCGCCACCTCCAACCACTGACTGACCCTGTGGACCAGTGTGTGGCCTACCACCTGGGCCGAGTTAGAGAG AGCTTCCCAGAGCTGCAAATAGAAGTCATCGCTGACTACGAGGTACACCCCAACCGGCGCCCCAAGATCCTGGCCCAGACAGCAGCCCATGTAGCAGGGGCTGCTTATTACTACCAGCGACAGGACGTGGAGTCTGACCCTTGGGGGACCCAG CACATAGCAGGTGTGTGCATACATCCCAGATTTGGGGGCTGGTTTGCCATCCGAGGGGTGGTGCTGCTGCGAGGAATAGAGGTGCCGAATCTGACACCCACAAAGCCCGTTGACTGTGTACCCACAAGAGCTGACCGCATCACCCTGCTCGAACGCTTCAATTTCCATTGGCATGACTGGACTTACCGGGATGCTGTGACACCTCAGGAGCGTTACTCAGAAGAGCAGAAGGCGTACTTTTCCACTCCTCCTGCCCAACGCTTGGCCTTACTGGGCTTGCCTCAGCCCTCAGAGGAGCCTAGCTCTCCATCCCAAGAGCTTCACTTCACTACACTCTTACCCAAGAAGCCTCAGAATCCCAGAAGAGGCTGGCTCAGTCCCACAGTTTCCCCACCTATATCCCCTGGACCCTAA
- the CCDC163 gene encoding LOW QUALITY PROTEIN: transmembrane protein CCDC163 (The sequence of the model RefSeq protein was modified relative to this genomic sequence to represent the inferred CDS: substituted 2 bases at 2 genomic stop codons), whose translation MSRTLSWSEQLDALLNATDRNVSRIKQRLYPLGVSTGAGDLAGTWISPHHLPTQSGIQAQKAWALEAPVFPKRLNWAEAHSTSSLWDEVTMLRSQLRSQAQVTEALWQAVQGLLEEREQQKYQISALEASLRLLQGGPEQRVLLLEQLLEEMRRELQGLRSQVQEQARAQIQTGPQKCSATSGLHEELQNERQLLCEESQILREELKLLRDQLRLPFMSFNLSCPDCPPSPCRFLHLALKSGFWTVTVAGNFXGSXISRGIPFLTQSPAAFSSRPRALSKRTYSLRAPRYS comes from the exons ATGAGTAGGACCCTGAGCTGGTCTGAGCAGCTCGACGCGCTTCTCAATGCTACGGACCGAAATGTGAGCAGGATTAAG caACGGCTGTATCCACTTGGAGTCTCTACCGGGG CAGGAGACCTGGCTGGGACTTGGATTTCCCCTCATCACTTGCCTACTCAGTCAGGAATCCAAGCTCAAAAGGCTTGGGCTCTAGAGGCTCCTGTATTTCCAAAGAGGCTAAACTGGGCTGAGGCCCACAGTACATCTTCTCTCTGGGATGAAGTTACTATGCTACGATCCCAGCTTCGATCCCAGGCTCAG GTGACTGAAGCACTATGGCAGGCTGTCCAAGGCCTGCTGGAAGAGCGAGAGCAGCAGAAGTACCAGATCTCTGCCCTGGAAG CATCACTAAGGTTGCTGCAGGGCGGCCCAGAGCAAAGGGTCCTTCTCCTGGAGCAACTTCTGGAAGAGATGAGAAGGGAACTGCAGGGCCTTCGAAGCCAAGTGCAGGAACAGGCCCGAGCCCAAATACAGACAGGACCACAGAAGTGCAGTGCCACCAGTGGCCTTCACGAAGAGCTTCAGAATGA GCGGCAACTGCTGTGCGAGGAGTCACAGATTCTTCGGGAGGAACTAAAGTTGCTACGGGACCAGCTGA GACTTCCGTTCATGTCCTTCAATCTAAGCTGCCCAGACTGCCCACCTTCGCCATGTCGCTTTCTTCATCTAGCTCTGAAGTCAGGCTTCTGGACAGTAACAGTAGCTGGGAACTTTTAAGGAAGCTAG ATCTCCAGAGGCATACCCTTTCTAACCCAGAGCCCAGCAGCTTTCAGCTCCAGGCCCAGAGCCTTGAGCAAGAGGACCTATTCTTTAAGGGCCCCAAGATACTCCTAA